From the Deltaproteobacteria bacterium genome, the window TCGAAACTCCTTGGAGAGAGGGAAAGAATTCGGGGTGAATGAAAAAAAATGATACTGTTTTTCAAAAACTTATGTTCAATCGAAATTATTGTCAACTTGGCACTAAAGGAAAAAAATAATCATTTCAGATAGTTGTAAGGCAAAACTCAATAACGGTCGGGGGGCTGTCAGACGTCATGACTGGTCAGAGGAGGATGCAGGGCCAGATCGTACAGTCCGTGGACAGAGAAGGAGAGGGAATAGTTGGGTATCTTGTCGAATTGGATACGACCCACAGTTTGGGTGCACTGACATCGGGAGAGCGGGGTTAGCCCAGGCGGAACCGGGAGGGGAATCCAGGAAGCCCGGATATGGGTAAGCCTGGAGTCGTAGCGGTCGGCGAGGTATTGAACTAATGCCTTGGCCTCGTCCTCGGTGAAGGTCTCCAAGTAGACTGTTCGCCCATCTCCAGTTTCGGTAGAGTCCGGAACGATGACGGCAGAATTGTCGAGCGCCGGGTCAGGTTCTCCGGTTACGGGATCGGGCCGGAAGAGATGGGCGACGACGTCCCGACGCCCCTTGAAGCTTCGGATGGTCACCGAGATCACCACGCCCCGCTCTGCAGGCCATTGATCCGGCTTGGGCTCGATGTCGACGCGCATGGGCAACCTCCGCTGATGCTGGTTCCTGTGTTGAACGTGGTTTTGCATAGCAGGGCCGGACGGAACGATCAAGAATGGACTGGAAAGGAGAATTGATATAGCACATGACCATGGCCATGCGATGCCTGACGCTTTTTTCCGTCGTTTTGACGGTGGCCTCGATTCTTGGTTCCGTTTGGCCGGTGTTGGCCCAGGATCAAGACTGGATCGAGCCCGTGTCCGGTCTGGAGATTCGGAGCTTCCAAGCTCCGGGAGCCAGCGGATCGGGATTGCTGGCCGTTGTCCGAGCCGATCCGGGTCGGTTTAAAATCCGTCTGGCCATGGCCACTGAGCTGGGTGGTCGGCCCGACACGGTTAAGGCATGGGCATGGAGAACCGGCATGGTCGCGGCCATCAACGCGGGCATGTACCGGGCCGACGACACCTTGCGGAGCACTGGGTACATGCGTCGGGGCGGACATGTGAATAACGGGTACGTAAACCCAGGATACGGGGCATTCCTGGTCTTCGAGCCGGACAACGCCACCTTGCCGGCAGTTCGGATTGTTGATCGGGCCGAGGAACCTTGGGAAGAACTTGTGGCCCGCTACCGGACGGTGATCCAGAACTACAGGATGGTTAGCATCCATGGCGAGAACCTGTGGCCTGAGGATGGACCTCGGATCAGCATCGCGGCCGTGGGCTTGGACAGGCAGGGCCGAATTCTGTTCATGCATTCCAGCACTCCCCGGACCCAGCACGAGTTCAACAAGGTCATCCTGGGGCTCCCTTTGGAGGTTCACAACGCCATGTACGTGGAGGGAGGCCCCGAGGCCTGTCTGTATGTCCGGGCTGGCGAAATGGAGCGGGTCTGGACTGGGACGACCGGGAGGGGCCTGTGGCGGGCTGAGTCGGACCAATTGTGGCCGGTGCCCAACGTCCTCGGCCTGGTGCCCAAATGAGCAAGGACCATCAGAACGTCATGTTCATTCTGGAAACCGAGCTTCGTCCCAAGGGCGACCAGCCCGCGGCCATCGACCACCTGGTGGCCAACATCGAGGCCGGGGTGCGCGACCAGGTGCTGCTCGGCGTGACCGGCTCAGGCAAGACCTTCACCATGGCCGGAGTCATCGCCCGGTGCCAGAAGCCGACCCTGGTGCTGGCCCCCAACAAGACCCTGGCCGCCCAGCTTTACGGCGAATTCAAGGAGTTTTTCCCCCACAACGCCGTGGAGTACTTCGTCAGCTACTATGACTACTACCAGCCCGAGGCCTATCTGCCCCACACGGACACCTACATCGAGAAAGACTCGTCTATCAACGAGGACATCGACAAGCTCAGGCATGCGGCCACCCACGCCCTGCTGACCCGTCGGGACGTGATCATCGTGGCCTCGGTGTCCTGCATCTACGGCCTGGGCTCGCCCGAGTACTACGCCCGGATGGTCATTCCGGTAGAGCGGGGCCAGCAGATTGCCATGGAGGACATCATAGAACGTCTGGTCGAGGTCCAGTACGAGCGTAACGACATTGATTTTCATCGGGGCACCTTCCGGATCCGGGGTGACGTCCTGGAGATCATTCCGGCCTATCGCCACGAACGAGCCCTTCGCCTGGAGTTCTTCGGGGACGAGATCGAGACCATCAAGGACGTTGACCCC encodes:
- a CDS encoding phosphodiester glycosidase family protein, coding for MTMAMRCLTLFSVVLTVASILGSVWPVLAQDQDWIEPVSGLEIRSFQAPGASGSGLLAVVRADPGRFKIRLAMATELGGRPDTVKAWAWRTGMVAAINAGMYRADDTLRSTGYMRRGGHVNNGYVNPGYGAFLVFEPDNATLPAVRIVDRAEEPWEELVARYRTVIQNYRMVSIHGENLWPEDGPRISIAAVGLDRQGRILFMHSSTPRTQHEFNKVILGLPLEVHNAMYVEGGPEACLYVRAGEMERVWTGTTGRGLWRAESDQLWPVPNVLGLVPK